In Eriocheir sinensis breed Jianghai 21 chromosome 17, ASM2467909v1, whole genome shotgun sequence, one genomic interval encodes:
- the LOC126999678 gene encoding chitin synthase chs-2-like isoform X6 has protein sequence MPPPQPPPAHLQMPLGETSDPEFSDDENAPLNQDIYGGSRRSMQETKAWDVFRTLPPSNTSLSEDSQKFLEFTIKCLKVFTYLLTFGVVLASGVITKGIVLLMTSQLRKSKTLNYCSKGNLLLSSEKDYRATLPDEENVIWAWMLFFCFIVPELGSWFRSTRMCVFKSWKKPLLGDVFWVFVFETLHTIGTGILIYLVLPDLDVIKGAMLTNCVAFMPGLFGLLSRTRKESHVALKVMMDLLALACQLTGFVVWPIVEYGKNPDSWRIWLIPPAIFLTSFGWWENYVDKNSKFSTIKYFGRIKDRLWKTRYFCYMFVSLWKVLVFFTVMVLSMGTRLDNFTAVFDLSTAFDTHAINVTEVRERLPGLLVPDSSTVAPLELTHIIKSQKGTPIYVFLIQVFTAWLCYIFGKFACKICIQGFSFAFPINLTIPVSLSLLITACGLRFDHACSFEVIPSYLFWECKNGDILNDFLNNDYAWVWLFWLLSQTWITLHIWTPKCERLASTEKLFVTPMYNSLLIDQSLALNRRRDDEGDVKTEDLNLNPDDPENEVSQYYETISIHTDSSNNNTTKIKSSDQITRIYATATMWHETEEEMIEMLKSILRMDEDQSARRVAQKYLKIVDLDYYEFETHIFFDDAFEISDENEDENVVNQFVKMLVNMMDDAATHVHQTNIRIRPPKKFPAPYGGRLVWTLPGKTKIVAHLKDKSKIRHKKRWSQVMYMYYLLGFKLMDQPISVDRKEVIAENTFLLTLDGDIDFTPNAVALLIDLMKKNTNLGAACGRIHPVGSGLMVWYQMFEYAIGHWLQKSTEHMIGCVLCSPGCFSLFRGKALMDDNVMRRYTTKSSQARHYVQYDQGEDRWLCTLLLQRGYRVEYSAASDAYTHAPEGFSEFYNQRRRWVPSTMANIMDLLQDYKKTIKVNDNISLPYISYQTMLMAGTILGPGTIFLMLVGAFVAAFRIGNWPSFEYNIIPILLFMIACFTLKSSIQLVVAQLMSASYALIMMAVIVGTTLQLGEDGIGSPSAIFLIALSGSFFIAACMHPQEFKCIIPGLLYLLSIPSMYLLLIIYSLINLNNVSWGTREIATKKTKKELEAERKAMEEAKKAKKREGFLGFLHREQQNDDEGSIEFSLAGLFKIMCCVHPKPSDERQQLASIANSLDILKKRFETIEAHMGIVPSSSRRHSTMHQPRVSLRGDNVSTINEGTMDDYSDSDSEKSGPKEERDDLVNPYWIEDKALKRGEVDYMPGAEVQFFKDLIEKYLHPLIKNPQEQRKMEEELKELRNIAVFSFTMMNAIFVLIVFLLQLNKDVIHIDWPLGVKTNITFVEATSEVLISQEHLQLEPIGLVFVFFFALILIIQFVAMLFHRFGTISHILASTELTCCNKKAEDTTEDAFIQRNAVDIVRQLQRLKGIDGDYDSDSVQGGQLGRRKTIHNLERHRQKKQAIGTLDVAFKKRFFSISAEAAENGLETETPVLGNMRRLSMRRETMKALAERRETVVKERRMSRMQTMGAKKPRNRTSIASDADHQRVFTPNGGSVNDAYESDMDNYGAPASVRSAMRYRTAEENVIYKP, from the exons CCTCCGAGAAGGACTACCGAGCGACTCTGCCAGACGAGGAGAACGTGATATGGGCGTGGATGCTGTTCTTCTGCTTCATCGTGCCAGAACTCGGATCATGGTTCAGGTCTACCCGCATGTGTGTGTTCAAG TCATGGAAGAAGCCGCTGCTGGGTGACGTGTTCTGGGTCTTTGTGTTCGAGACGCTGCACACCATCGGCACGGGCATCCTCATCTACCTGGTGCTGCCCGACCTCGACGTCATCAAGGGCGCTATGCTGACCAACTGTGTCGCCTTCATGCCTGGCCTGTTCG GGCTGTTGTCACGCACGAGGAAGGAGTCCCATGTGGCCCTCAAGGTGATGATGGACCTCCTGGCGCTGGCGTGTCAGCTCACTGGGTTTGTGGTTTGGCCTATCGTTGAATACGGCAAGAATCCTGACAGCTGGCGCATCTGGCTCATCCCTCCGGCGATATTCCTCACCTCCTTCGGCTGGTGGGAGAACTACGTGGACAAGAACTCCAAATTCT ccACCATCAAGTACTTTGGGCGCATCAAGGACAGGCTTTGGAAGACCCGCTACTTCTGCTACATGTTTGTCTCGCTGTGGAAGGTGCTGGTGTTCTTCACGGTGATGGTGCTGTCCATGGGCACGCGGCTGGACAACTTCACGGCTGTCTTTGACCTCAGCACAGCATTTGA CACGCATGCCATCAACGTCACTGAGGTTCGCGAGCGTCTGCCTGGTCTCCTGGTGCCGGACTCCTCCACTGTGGCACCGCTGGAACTCACCCACATCATCAAGTCCCAAAAGGGCACCCCCATCTACGTGTTCCTCATCCAGGTCTTCACCGCCTGGCTCTGCTACATCTTTG gCAAGTTTGCATGTAAGATCTGCATCCAAGGCTTCAGTTTCGCCTTCCCCATCAACCTGACCATCCCAGTGTCCCTATCACTGCTCATCACCGCCTGTGGACTGCGGTTTGACCACGCCTGCTCCTTCGAGGTCATCCCCTCCTACCTCTTCTGGGAGTGCAAGAACGGAGACATCCTCAATGACTTCCTGAACAATGAT TATGCATGGGTGTGGCTGTTCTGGTTGTTGTCCCAAACGTGGATAACGCTGCACATCTGGACTCCAAAGTGTGAGCGCCTGGCCTCCACGGAGAAGCTGTTTGTCACGCCCATGTACAACTCTCTCCTCATCGACCAGTCGCTGGCACTCAACAGGCGGAGGGACGACGAGGGTGACGTGAAGACGGAGGACCTCAATCTCAACCCTGACGACCCCGAGAATGAG GTGTCACAGTACTACGAGACCATCTCTATCCACACCGACtcctccaacaacaacaccaccaagatCAAGTCCTCCGACCAGATCACTCGCATCTACGCCACGGCTACCATGTGGcacgagacagaggaggagatgatTGAGATGTTGAAGTCTATCCTGCGCATGGATGAGGACCAGTCTGCTCGCCGCGTGGCCCAGAAGTACCTCAAGATTGTGGACCTCGATTACTACGAGTTTGAGA CTCACATCTTCTTCGACGACGCCTTTGAAATCTCTGACGAGAACGAGGATGAGAACGTGGTGAACCAGtttgtgaagatgctggtgaacatGATGGATGACGCCGCCACCCACGTCCACCAGACCAACATCCGCATCCGGCCCCCAAAGAAGTTCCCGGCGCCGTACGGAGGTCGCCTGGTGTGGACGCTGCCAGGCAAGACTAAGATCGTGGCCCATCTCAAGGACAAGAGCAAGATCAGGCACAAGAAACGCTGGTCCCAG GTGATGTACATGTACTACCTACTGGGCTTCAAACTCATGGACCAGCCCATCTCCGTGGACAGGAAGGAGGTGATTGCAGAGAACACCTTCCTGTTGACCCTGGACGGAGACATTGACTTCACCCCCAATGCCGTGGCCCTGCTTATCGATCTCATGAAGAAGAACACCAATCTCGGCGCTGCGTGTGGACGTATTCACCCCGTGGGCTCAG GCCTGATGGTGTGGTACCAGATGTTTGAGTACGCCATTGGTCATTGGCTGCAGAAATCCACTGAGCACATGATTGGCTGTGTGTTGTGTAGCCCGGGCTGCTTCTCTCTCTTCCGTGGCAAGGCTCTCATGGACGACAACGTGATGAGGAGGTACACCACAAAGTCCAGCCAGGCGCGACACTACGTACAGTACGATCAAG GCGAGGACAGATGGCTGTGCACGCTGCTGCTCCAGAGAGGTTACCGTGTGGAGTACAGTGCTGCCTCAGATGCTTACACCCACGCCCCCGAGGGATTCTCCGAGTTCTACAACCAGCGCCGCCGATGGGTGCCCTCCACCATGGCCAACATCATGGATCTGCTTCAGGACTACAAGAAGACCATCAAAGTGAACGACAACATCTCCCTGCCCTACATCAGTTACCAG ACTATGTTGATGGCTGGCACTATCCTTGGCCCTGGCACCATCTTCCTCATGTTGGTGGGTGCCTTCGTGGCTGCCTTCAGGATCGGTAACTGGCCGTCCTTCGAGTACAACATCATCCCAATCCTGCTGTTCATGATTGCCTGCTTCACCCTCAAGTCCAGCATACAG CTGGTAGTGGCCCAGCTCATGTCCGCCTCCTACGCCCTGATCATGATGGCTGTCATCGTGGGTACAACTCTCCAGCTGGGCGAGGACGGCATAGGCTCCCCCTCGGCCATTTTCCTCATCGCTCTGTCGGGATCCTTCTTCATAGCAGCTTGCATGCACCCCCAAGAGTTCAAGTGTATCATTCCAGGTCTGCTgtacctcctctccatcccctccatgtacctcctccttatcatttatTCGCTCATTAATTTGAACAATGTCTCGTGGGGGACGCGCGAGATCGCCaccaagaaaacgaagaag GAACTCGAGGCAGAGCGTAAAGCCATGGAGGAAGctaagaaggcgaagaagagggAGGGCTTCCTGGGCTTCCTTCACCGTGAGCAACAGAATGATGACGAAGGTTCCATTGAGTTCTCCCTGGCCGGCCTCTTCAAGATCATGTGCTGCGTCCACCCCAAGCCCAGCGATGAGCGTCAGCAGCTGGCCAGCATCGCAAACTCCCTCGACATCCTCAAGAAGCGATTTGAGACCATTGAAGC ACACATGGGCATTGTTCCGTCATCTTCGCGGCGTCACTCCACCATGCACCAGCCGCGCGTCTCCCTCCGCGGCGACAACGTGTCCACCATCAACGAAGGAACCATGGACGACTACAGCGACAGCGACAGTGAGAAGTCAG GTCCCAAGGAGGAGCGTGACGACCTAGTTAACCCTTACTGGATCGAGGACAAGGCTCTCAAGCGTGGGGAGGTGGACTACATGCCGGGAGCTGAAGTGCAGTTCTTCAAGGACCTCATCGAGAAGTACCTCCACCCACTTATCAAGAACCCTCAGGAGCAG agaaaaatggaagaagagttaAAGGAACTTCGGAATATAGCAGTCTTCTCCTTCACTATGATGAATGCTATCTTTGTCCTTATTGTCTTCCTGCTCCAACTCAACAAAGACGTTATCCACATCGATTGGCCTCTGGGGGTGAAAACCAACATCACCTTCGTCGAGGCGACCAGCGAG GTCCTCATCAGCCAGGAGCACCTGCAGCTGGAGCCCATCGGTCTGGTGTTTGTGTTCTTCTTTGCCCTCATCCTGATCATCCAGTTCGTGGCCATGTTGTTCCATCGCTTCGGCACCATCTCCCACATCCTGGCCTCCACGGAGCTCACCTGCTGCAACAAGAAG GCCGAGGACACCACCGAGGACGCCTTCATCCAGAGAAATGCCGTGGACATTGTGCGGCAGCTGCAGAGACTCAAGGGCATTGATGGCGACTACGACAGCGACAGCGTGCAGGGCGGCCAGCTGGGGCGGCGCAAGACCATTCACAACCTGGAGCGACACAGGCAAAAGAAACAGGCCATTGGCACCCTGGACGTGGCCTTCAAGAAGAGGTTCTTCAGCATCTCTGCCGAGGCTGCTGAGAATGGCTTGGAAACAG AGACCCCCGTGCTCGGCAACATGCGTCGTCTGAGCATGCGAAGAGAGACTATGAAGGCCCTGGCTGAGAGGCGCGAGACTGTGGTGAAGGAGAGGCGGATGTCCAGGATGCAGACCATGGGCGCTAAGAAG CCTCGCAACCGGACCTCCATAGCCTCTGACGCTGACCACCAGCGGGTGTTCACGCCCAACGGCGGCAGCGTCAATGATGCCTACGAGTCTGACATGGACAACTATGGTGCCCCAGCCTCGGTGAGGAGTGCCATGCGCTACAGAACCGCCGAGGAAAACGTTATATACAAGCCATAG
- the LOC126999678 gene encoding chitin synthase chs-2-like isoform X2, with product MPPPQPPPAHLQMPLGETSDPEFSDDENAPLNQDIYGGSRRSMQETKAWDVFRTLPPSNTSLSEDSQKFLEFTIKCLKVFTYLLTFGVVLASGVITKGIVLLMTSQLRKSKTLNYCSKGNLLLSSEKDYRATLPDEENVIWAWMLFFCFIVPELGSWFRSTRMCVFKSWKKPLLGDVFWVFVFETLHTIGTGILIYLVLPDLDVIKGAMLTNCVAFMPGLFGLLSRTRKESHVALKVMMDLLALACQLTGFVVWPIVEYGKNPDSWRIWLIPPAIFLTSFGWWENYVDKNSKFSTIKYFGRIKDRLWKTRYFCYMFVSLWKVLVFFTVMVLSMGTRLDNFTAVFDLSTAFDTHAINVTEVRERLPGLLVPDSSTVAPLELTHIIKSQKGTPIYVFLIQVFTAWLCYIFGKFACKICIQGFSFAFPINLTIPVSLSLLITACGLRFDHACSFEVIPSYLFWECKNGDILNDFLNNDYAWVWLFWLLSQTWITLHIWTPKCERLASTEKLFVTPMYNSLLIDQSLALNRRRDDEGDVKTEDLNLNPDDPENEVSQYYETISIHTDSSNNNTTKIKSSDQITRIYATATMWHETEEEMIEMLKSILRMDEDQSARRVAQKYLKIVDLDYYEFETHIFFDDAFEISDENEDENVVNQFVKMLVNMMDDAATHVHQTNIRIRPPKKFPAPYGGRLVWTLPGKTKIVAHLKDKSKIRHKKRWSQVMYMYYLLGFKLMDQPISVDRKEVIAENTFLLTLDGDIDFTPNAVALLIDLMKKNTNLGAACGRIHPVGSGLMVWYQMFEYAIGHWLQKSTEHMIGCVLCSPGCFSLFRGKALMDDNVMRRYTTKSSQARHYVQYDQGEDRWLCTLLLQRGYRVEYSAASDAYTHAPEGFSEFYNQRRRWVPSTMANIMDLLQDYKKTIKVNDNISLPYISYQTMLMAGTILGPGTIFLMLVGAFVAAFRIGNWPSFEYNIIPILLFMIACFTLKSSIQITIAYILTAVYALVMIIVLVAMFLNFAVDGWNSPSAIFFLSSAASFVITGLLHPKEIICLPCGLIYYLLVPSMYLLLQLYSCFNVNNVSWGTREVSAKQKKKTREELEAERKAMEEAKKAKKREGFLGFLHREQQNDDEGSIEFSLAGLFKIMCCVHPKPSDERQQLASIANSLDILKKRFETIEAHMGIVPSSSRRHSTMHQPRVSLRGDNVSTINEGTMDDYSDSDSEKSGPKEERDDLVNPYWIEDKALKRGEVDYMPGAEVQFFKDLIEKYLHPLIKNPQEQKQAEIELKELRNKSFFSFFMLNALFVLIVFLLQLNKDELHIDWPLGIRENITIIPETQEVLISQEHLQLEPIGLVFVFFFALILIIQFVAMLFHRFGTISHILASTELTCCNKKAEDTTEDAFIQRNAVDIVRQLQRLKGIDGDYDSDSVQGGQLGRRKTIHNLERHRQKKQAIGTLDVAFKKRFFSISAEAAENGLETETPVLGNMRRLSMRRETMKALAERRETVVKERRMSRMQTMGAKKPRNRTSIASDADHQRVFTPNGGSVNDAYESDMDNYGAPASVRSAMRYRTAEENVIYKP from the exons CCTCCGAGAAGGACTACCGAGCGACTCTGCCAGACGAGGAGAACGTGATATGGGCGTGGATGCTGTTCTTCTGCTTCATCGTGCCAGAACTCGGATCATGGTTCAGGTCTACCCGCATGTGTGTGTTCAAG TCATGGAAGAAGCCGCTGCTGGGTGACGTGTTCTGGGTCTTTGTGTTCGAGACGCTGCACACCATCGGCACGGGCATCCTCATCTACCTGGTGCTGCCCGACCTCGACGTCATCAAGGGCGCTATGCTGACCAACTGTGTCGCCTTCATGCCTGGCCTGTTCG GGCTGTTGTCACGCACGAGGAAGGAGTCCCATGTGGCCCTCAAGGTGATGATGGACCTCCTGGCGCTGGCGTGTCAGCTCACTGGGTTTGTGGTTTGGCCTATCGTTGAATACGGCAAGAATCCTGACAGCTGGCGCATCTGGCTCATCCCTCCGGCGATATTCCTCACCTCCTTCGGCTGGTGGGAGAACTACGTGGACAAGAACTCCAAATTCT ccACCATCAAGTACTTTGGGCGCATCAAGGACAGGCTTTGGAAGACCCGCTACTTCTGCTACATGTTTGTCTCGCTGTGGAAGGTGCTGGTGTTCTTCACGGTGATGGTGCTGTCCATGGGCACGCGGCTGGACAACTTCACGGCTGTCTTTGACCTCAGCACAGCATTTGA CACGCATGCCATCAACGTCACTGAGGTTCGCGAGCGTCTGCCTGGTCTCCTGGTGCCGGACTCCTCCACTGTGGCACCGCTGGAACTCACCCACATCATCAAGTCCCAAAAGGGCACCCCCATCTACGTGTTCCTCATCCAGGTCTTCACCGCCTGGCTCTGCTACATCTTTG gCAAGTTTGCATGTAAGATCTGCATCCAAGGCTTCAGTTTCGCCTTCCCCATCAACCTGACCATCCCAGTGTCCCTATCACTGCTCATCACCGCCTGTGGACTGCGGTTTGACCACGCCTGCTCCTTCGAGGTCATCCCCTCCTACCTCTTCTGGGAGTGCAAGAACGGAGACATCCTCAATGACTTCCTGAACAATGAT TATGCATGGGTGTGGCTGTTCTGGTTGTTGTCCCAAACGTGGATAACGCTGCACATCTGGACTCCAAAGTGTGAGCGCCTGGCCTCCACGGAGAAGCTGTTTGTCACGCCCATGTACAACTCTCTCCTCATCGACCAGTCGCTGGCACTCAACAGGCGGAGGGACGACGAGGGTGACGTGAAGACGGAGGACCTCAATCTCAACCCTGACGACCCCGAGAATGAG GTGTCACAGTACTACGAGACCATCTCTATCCACACCGACtcctccaacaacaacaccaccaagatCAAGTCCTCCGACCAGATCACTCGCATCTACGCCACGGCTACCATGTGGcacgagacagaggaggagatgatTGAGATGTTGAAGTCTATCCTGCGCATGGATGAGGACCAGTCTGCTCGCCGCGTGGCCCAGAAGTACCTCAAGATTGTGGACCTCGATTACTACGAGTTTGAGA CTCACATCTTCTTCGACGACGCCTTTGAAATCTCTGACGAGAACGAGGATGAGAACGTGGTGAACCAGtttgtgaagatgctggtgaacatGATGGATGACGCCGCCACCCACGTCCACCAGACCAACATCCGCATCCGGCCCCCAAAGAAGTTCCCGGCGCCGTACGGAGGTCGCCTGGTGTGGACGCTGCCAGGCAAGACTAAGATCGTGGCCCATCTCAAGGACAAGAGCAAGATCAGGCACAAGAAACGCTGGTCCCAG GTGATGTACATGTACTACCTACTGGGCTTCAAACTCATGGACCAGCCCATCTCCGTGGACAGGAAGGAGGTGATTGCAGAGAACACCTTCCTGTTGACCCTGGACGGAGACATTGACTTCACCCCCAATGCCGTGGCCCTGCTTATCGATCTCATGAAGAAGAACACCAATCTCGGCGCTGCGTGTGGACGTATTCACCCCGTGGGCTCAG GCCTGATGGTGTGGTACCAGATGTTTGAGTACGCCATTGGTCATTGGCTGCAGAAATCCACTGAGCACATGATTGGCTGTGTGTTGTGTAGCCCGGGCTGCTTCTCTCTCTTCCGTGGCAAGGCTCTCATGGACGACAACGTGATGAGGAGGTACACCACAAAGTCCAGCCAGGCGCGACACTACGTACAGTACGATCAAG GCGAGGACAGATGGCTGTGCACGCTGCTGCTCCAGAGAGGTTACCGTGTGGAGTACAGTGCTGCCTCAGATGCTTACACCCACGCCCCCGAGGGATTCTCCGAGTTCTACAACCAGCGCCGCCGATGGGTGCCCTCCACCATGGCCAACATCATGGATCTGCTTCAGGACTACAAGAAGACCATCAAAGTGAACGACAACATCTCCCTGCCCTACATCAGTTACCAG ACTATGTTGATGGCTGGCACTATCCTTGGCCCTGGCACCATCTTCCTCATGTTGGTGGGTGCCTTCGTGGCTGCCTTCAGGATCGGTAACTGGCCGTCCTTCGAGTACAACATCATCCCAATCCTGCTGTTCATGATTGCCTGCTTCACCCTCAAGTCCAGCATACAG ATCACCATTGCGTACATCCTGACAGCCGTTTATGCCCTGGTGATGATAATCGTGCTGGTGGCCATGTTCCTCAACTTTGCGGTGGACGGCTGGAACAGTCCAAGCGCCATATTCTTCTTAAGTTCAGCGGCGTCCTTTGTAATAACGGGGTTGCTACATCCGAAGGAGATCATATGCCTGCCTTGTGGACTCATTTACTACCTGCTGGTGCCCTCCATGTACCTCCTCCTGCAACTGTATTCCTGCTTCAACGTCAACAATGTGTCCTGGGGCACGAGGGAAGTGTCGgccaagcaaaagaagaagacaagagag GAACTCGAGGCAGAGCGTAAAGCCATGGAGGAAGctaagaaggcgaagaagagggAGGGCTTCCTGGGCTTCCTTCACCGTGAGCAACAGAATGATGACGAAGGTTCCATTGAGTTCTCCCTGGCCGGCCTCTTCAAGATCATGTGCTGCGTCCACCCCAAGCCCAGCGATGAGCGTCAGCAGCTGGCCAGCATCGCAAACTCCCTCGACATCCTCAAGAAGCGATTTGAGACCATTGAAGC ACACATGGGCATTGTTCCGTCATCTTCGCGGCGTCACTCCACCATGCACCAGCCGCGCGTCTCCCTCCGCGGCGACAACGTGTCCACCATCAACGAAGGAACCATGGACGACTACAGCGACAGCGACAGTGAGAAGTCAG GTCCCAAGGAGGAGCGTGACGACCTAGTTAACCCTTACTGGATCGAGGACAAGGCTCTCAAGCGTGGGGAGGTGGACTACATGCCGGGAGCTGAAGTGCAGTTCTTCAAGGACCTCATCGAGAAGTACCTCCACCCACTTATCAAGAACCCTCAGGAGCAG AAACAAGCAGAGATCGAGTTGAAGGAACTGAGGAACAAATCATTCTTCAGTTTCTTCATGCTCAACGCGCTCTTTGTGCTCATTGTATTCCTCCTACAACTGAACAAAGACGAGCTCCACATCGACTGGCCTCTCGGCATCAGGGAAAACATCACAATTATCCCAGAGACCCAGGAG GTCCTCATCAGCCAGGAGCACCTGCAGCTGGAGCCCATCGGTCTGGTGTTTGTGTTCTTCTTTGCCCTCATCCTGATCATCCAGTTCGTGGCCATGTTGTTCCATCGCTTCGGCACCATCTCCCACATCCTGGCCTCCACGGAGCTCACCTGCTGCAACAAGAAG GCCGAGGACACCACCGAGGACGCCTTCATCCAGAGAAATGCCGTGGACATTGTGCGGCAGCTGCAGAGACTCAAGGGCATTGATGGCGACTACGACAGCGACAGCGTGCAGGGCGGCCAGCTGGGGCGGCGCAAGACCATTCACAACCTGGAGCGACACAGGCAAAAGAAACAGGCCATTGGCACCCTGGACGTGGCCTTCAAGAAGAGGTTCTTCAGCATCTCTGCCGAGGCTGCTGAGAATGGCTTGGAAACAG AGACCCCCGTGCTCGGCAACATGCGTCGTCTGAGCATGCGAAGAGAGACTATGAAGGCCCTGGCTGAGAGGCGCGAGACTGTGGTGAAGGAGAGGCGGATGTCCAGGATGCAGACCATGGGCGCTAAGAAG CCTCGCAACCGGACCTCCATAGCCTCTGACGCTGACCACCAGCGGGTGTTCACGCCCAACGGCGGCAGCGTCAATGATGCCTACGAGTCTGACATGGACAACTATGGTGCCCCAGCCTCGGTGAGGAGTGCCATGCGCTACAGAACCGCCGAGGAAAACGTTATATACAAGCCATAG